In Rhododendron vialii isolate Sample 1 chromosome 9a, ASM3025357v1, the following are encoded in one genomic region:
- the LOC131301529 gene encoding photosynthetic NDH subunit of lumenal location 3, chloroplastic-like: MRTQIDQIPHFCELFASLICNQFKDKSCRQQFPGYVKMMDVEFKGSVYRIRKCAFDLLAIGDDLMDDDDSWDLVGRDLQLKSTFLYCDFRKMISSAPQDQKKGLTELANKLLCSIEELDEAVKIRSITLTHDRYTEAAGILHEVMELMPSD; encoded by the exons ATGCGCACACAAATTGACCAAATTCCACATTTCT GTGAGCTTTTTGCTTCTTTAATCTGTAATCAGTTCAAGGATAAGTCTTGCCGTCAACAATTTCCAG GTTATGTTAAAATGATGGATGTGGAATTCAAAGGGAGCGTGTATCGCATTAGAAAGTGTGCGTTTGATTTGTTAGCGATTGGAGATGATCTAATGGATGATGATGACTCATGGGATTTGGTGGGAAGAGATCTTCAACTAAAATCAACGTTCTTGTATTGCGATTTTAGAAAGATGATCTCAAGTGCACCCCAAGATCAGAAGAAGGGTCTTACCGAACTAGCAAATAAATTGTTATGCTCCATTGAAGAG TTGGATGAGGCAGTGAAAATTCGAAGTATTACATTAACTCATGATCGATACACCGAAGCTGCTGGCATTTTACATGAGGTGATGGAACTCATGCCTTCAGATTGA